In Nocardia yunnanensis, one DNA window encodes the following:
- a CDS encoding sensor histidine kinase yields the protein MNVTSATPESIGQVRQELREWLAECAVRARGFVRNPVAEYRRWVENTGFDYPVSMVVLVDLMMLTISGISFAQRVAAGYPPGGLALAALALIVLTGPPCVILNFPPRPALLAVLTMASVALFLAQPVSFDIAPLVLIIITGEIAAITRTVIGTAVGVAMFAELLLFRAQGHADGVAFPWFALGILFGWFTGQLLNYQRRYLYQERDYQHMRALQAAGEERRRIAREVHDVIAHSLSVTLLHVTAARHALQTDQDVDEAVDALADAERVGRQAMADIRRTVGLLDGHPAPLRPEPGLDDIEDLVADFVRAGMRIEFRATGDPSQISPGLGLAIYRICQESLANIAKHAPGAQAEMRILLHARHIDLIVRNTLPAGTRARPGRGMGVSGMRQRLAVLGGTLAAGIEDEHWQVCARIPTTGQFPCLAAAEQGLRSVLTTMSHKPLTTMSHKPQQEGV from the coding sequence ATGAACGTGACCAGCGCCACCCCCGAATCGATCGGGCAGGTGCGGCAGGAGTTGCGGGAGTGGCTCGCGGAGTGCGCGGTGCGGGCCCGGGGGTTCGTGCGCAATCCGGTCGCGGAGTATCGGCGCTGGGTGGAGAACACCGGTTTCGACTATCCCGTCTCCATGGTGGTGCTGGTCGATCTCATGATGCTCACCATCAGCGGGATCTCCTTCGCGCAGCGAGTGGCGGCCGGGTATCCGCCCGGCGGCCTCGCGCTGGCCGCGCTGGCGCTCATTGTGCTGACCGGTCCGCCGTGCGTGATCCTGAACTTCCCGCCGCGCCCGGCACTGCTGGCGGTGCTGACCATGGCGTCGGTGGCGCTGTTCCTGGCGCAGCCGGTGTCGTTCGATATCGCGCCGCTGGTGCTGATCATCATCACCGGTGAGATCGCGGCCATCACCCGCACCGTGATCGGCACGGCGGTGGGGGTGGCGATGTTCGCCGAACTGCTGCTGTTCCGTGCGCAGGGGCACGCGGACGGGGTGGCGTTCCCGTGGTTCGCGCTGGGGATCCTGTTCGGCTGGTTCACCGGGCAGCTGCTGAACTATCAACGCCGATATCTCTATCAGGAACGCGACTACCAGCACATGCGCGCGTTGCAGGCGGCCGGTGAGGAGCGCCGGCGCATTGCCCGCGAGGTGCACGACGTCATCGCGCATTCGCTGAGCGTCACCCTGCTGCACGTGACCGCGGCCCGGCACGCGCTGCAAACCGACCAGGACGTGGACGAGGCCGTCGACGCGCTGGCCGACGCGGAGCGGGTGGGCCGCCAGGCCATGGCCGATATCCGTCGCACCGTCGGCCTGCTCGACGGTCACCCGGCCCCGCTGCGCCCGGAACCCGGCCTGGACGACATCGAGGATCTGGTCGCGGATTTCGTGCGCGCGGGCATGCGCATTGAGTTCCGCGCGACCGGCGACCCGAGCCAGATCTCCCCGGGTCTCGGACTGGCTATCTATCGCATCTGCCAGGAATCACTGGCCAATATCGCCAAGCACGCCCCCGGCGCCCAGGCCGAGATGCGAATCCTGTTGCACGCCAGGCATATCGACCTGATCGTACGCAACACCCTGCCGGCCGGAACGCGGGCCCGCCCGGGGCGCGGCATGGGGGTGTCCGGGATGCGCCAGCGCCTGGCCGTGCTGGGCGGCACCCTCGCCGCGGGGATCGAGGACGAGCACTGGCAGGTGTGCGCGCGCATTCCGACCACCGGCCAATTCCCATGTCTCGCCGCCGCCGAACAGGGGCTGCGTTCGGTACTGACCACCATGAGCCACAAACCGCTGACCACCATGAGCCACAAACCGCAGCAGGAGGGTGTGTGA
- a CDS encoding helix-turn-helix domain-containing protein yields the protein MSEHGSTLPRRQLGRYLREGRMQCNMTIAEAAALMEWSESKLQRLETGNAEKIRVLDVRELCRIYDFDDEFSTALTGLAQQASVKSWWHEYDDLIPEGFNVYVGLEASARALISYQPEIIPGLLQTAEYARVLINDYWPDAAPDELDRRVQLKVRRQSLLTRKRSPAAFDIVVHETALRRVVGGPRVMAAQLRRVADLSTLPSIAVRVLPFSAGVPIGHTVGPFVILEFGRDAGNRPVEPTIVYLENFLGDLYLEKQAAVDRYREAYQAIQCAALDETSSRDLLRRVAKEYAT from the coding sequence ATGTCCGAGCATGGTTCGACGTTGCCGCGCCGTCAGCTGGGCCGATACCTGCGGGAAGGCCGGATGCAGTGCAATATGACGATCGCCGAGGCCGCGGCGCTGATGGAGTGGAGCGAGTCCAAGCTGCAGCGACTCGAGACCGGCAATGCCGAGAAGATCCGCGTGCTGGATGTCCGGGAGCTGTGCCGCATCTACGACTTCGACGACGAGTTCTCCACGGCGCTCACCGGTCTCGCGCAACAGGCCAGCGTCAAGTCCTGGTGGCACGAGTACGACGATCTGATTCCCGAGGGTTTCAATGTGTATGTGGGGCTGGAGGCTTCGGCCCGCGCCCTCATCTCGTATCAGCCGGAGATCATCCCGGGGCTGTTGCAGACCGCTGAGTACGCTCGGGTGTTGATCAACGATTACTGGCCGGATGCTGCACCCGACGAACTCGACCGCCGGGTGCAATTGAAGGTCCGGCGTCAAAGCCTCTTGACGCGCAAGCGAAGTCCCGCCGCCTTCGACATCGTGGTGCACGAAACCGCATTACGTCGCGTTGTCGGCGGTCCGCGCGTAATGGCGGCGCAACTTCGGCGCGTGGCGGATCTGTCGACACTGCCGTCGATCGCTGTTCGTGTACTACCCTTCTCGGCGGGCGTGCCGATCGGTCACACCGTCGGCCCGTTCGTGATCCTGGAATTCGGCCGGGACGCGGGCAACCGCCCCGTCGAACCCACGATCGTCTATCTGGAGAACTTTCTCGGCGACCTCTACCTGGAGAAGCAGGCCGCGGTCGACCGATACCGCGAGGCGTACCAAGCGATCCAGTGCGCCGCGCTGGACGAGACGAGCAGCAGAGACCTCCTGCGGAGGGTAGCGAAGGAGTACGCGACGTGA
- a CDS encoding serine hydrolase — protein sequence MSTDPIPACGKGFVRGLALAAVLAVSGCGVNFGAAHHASAQPGDIKPVGDSSALSTPTMAAPDLPELFGLPKSIAFAADFADLRAGLDGRVGVAVMPVGGGEMTQLGDWTTGIAWSTIKVPLALAALRHDPDGMRATAEAAITFSDNDAAQELWTSLGNGSQAADAVEAVLREAGDATTDVAARHTKLAALESDDLLAFGATDWSLSDQVHFASRLPCLPRANSVVSLMSEITPSQSWGLGRLIGAEFKGGWGPDDDTGKYTVRQFGLVPTLNGPVAVALAVEPTSGSFDDATDMMDKLALLVGDHLPDLRGGLCSH from the coding sequence ATGTCTACTGATCCAATTCCGGCCTGTGGCAAGGGTTTCGTGCGCGGGCTGGCCTTGGCGGCGGTCTTGGCCGTCTCGGGTTGCGGTGTGAATTTCGGTGCGGCACACCATGCCTCGGCGCAGCCGGGGGATATCAAGCCGGTGGGCGACAGCTCGGCGTTGTCGACCCCCACCATGGCGGCGCCTGATTTGCCCGAGCTGTTCGGCCTGCCGAAATCCATCGCGTTCGCAGCGGATTTCGCCGATCTGCGCGCCGGTCTGGACGGCCGGGTCGGGGTGGCGGTGATGCCGGTCGGCGGCGGCGAGATGACCCAGCTCGGCGACTGGACCACCGGTATCGCCTGGTCCACCATCAAGGTCCCGCTGGCCCTGGCCGCGCTGCGCCACGATCCCGACGGCATGCGCGCCACCGCGGAGGCCGCCATCACCTTCTCCGACAACGATGCGGCGCAGGAGCTCTGGACCTCGCTGGGCAACGGCAGCCAGGCCGCCGACGCCGTCGAGGCGGTGCTGCGCGAGGCGGGCGACGCCACCACCGATGTCGCGGCGCGCCACACCAAACTGGCCGCCCTGGAATCGGACGACCTGCTGGCCTTCGGCGCCACCGACTGGTCGCTGTCGGATCAGGTGCACTTCGCCTCCCGGCTGCCCTGCCTGCCCCGGGCCAATTCCGTGGTCTCGCTGATGAGCGAGATCACCCCCAGCCAGAGCTGGGGCCTGGGCCGGTTGATCGGCGCGGAGTTCAAGGGCGGCTGGGGCCCCGACGACGACACCGGCAAGTACACCGTGCGCCAATTCGGCCTGGTCCCAACGCTGAACGGGCCGGTGGCGGTGGCCTTGGCGGTGGAGCCCACCTCCGGCAGTTTCGACGACGCCACCGACATGATGGACAAGCTCGCCCTGCTGGTCGGCGACCATCTGCCCGACCTACGCGGCGGCCTCTGCTCGCACTAG
- a CDS encoding DUF397 domain-containing protein: MTVEPGVRWFKSTHSTGAKECVEIAFLAGGVGVRDSKHPGGPALLFPGADWDRFTAAVRAGRFDG, from the coding sequence GTGACCGTCGAACCCGGCGTCCGGTGGTTCAAGAGCACCCACAGCACCGGGGCCAAGGAGTGCGTGGAGATCGCGTTCCTGGCCGGCGGTGTCGGCGTCCGGGACAGCAAGCACCCCGGCGGTCCGGCCTTGCTCTTCCCGGGCGCGGACTGGGACCGGTTCACGGCCGCCGTGCGCGCGGGGCGATTCGACGGCTGA
- a CDS encoding CGNR zinc finger domain-containing protein yields the protein MVDPLALRLANTLRATSSGLTDSFATRESTRDWLRDNVPQLSTHMNVEDYLPSEADRIALVDLRQNVRAVFAEYVSPQPPSSADAAVLPPFPEALAGINAATAPTQRLLGWGKSGPRTVERLLTADELDTVMAGLADSAIEFFTGPVAAQIRTCPAPRCVRYFLKAHPRQEWCSVACGNRARAARHYAQHRDD from the coding sequence ATGGTCGATCCCTTGGCACTCCGTTTGGCGAACACCCTCCGCGCCACCAGCAGCGGTCTGACCGACTCCTTCGCCACCCGCGAATCCACCCGGGACTGGTTGCGGGACAACGTCCCGCAGCTGAGCACCCACATGAACGTCGAGGACTACCTGCCCAGCGAGGCCGACCGCATCGCGCTGGTGGACCTCCGGCAGAACGTGCGGGCGGTCTTCGCGGAATACGTGTCGCCGCAACCGCCGAGCTCCGCCGACGCGGCCGTGCTGCCGCCGTTCCCGGAAGCCCTGGCCGGCATCAATGCCGCCACCGCGCCCACGCAGCGGTTGCTCGGCTGGGGCAAGTCCGGGCCGCGCACGGTGGAACGACTGCTGACCGCCGACGAACTCGACACCGTCATGGCCGGTTTGGCCGACTCCGCCATCGAGTTCTTCACCGGACCGGTGGCCGCGCAGATCCGCACCTGCCCGGCCCCCCGCTGTGTCCGGTATTTCCTGAAGGCGCATCCTCGCCAGGAGTGGTGCTCGGTGGCCTGCGGCAACCGCGCCCGCGCCGCCCGGCACTACGCGCAGCATCGGGACGACTGA
- a CDS encoding response regulator transcription factor, with translation MTDRSDEELIGVLVVDDQELVRGGLRRILRRRDGFLVGECADGDEVPAAVRAQRPDVVLMDLRMKRIGGIEATRTLRGIADAPPVLVLTTFDDDQLLSGALRAGAAGFILKDSPAEDLIRAVRTVATGGSWLDPTVTPRVLSTYRSARPTPAPGGDRLSELTVRELEVLELIGRGRLNAEIASTLGISEVTVKSHVGHIFGKLGLRDRAAAIVFAFDHGVVAPGESTP, from the coding sequence GTGACCGACCGTTCGGACGAGGAGCTGATCGGGGTCCTGGTGGTCGACGATCAGGAGCTGGTGCGCGGCGGTCTGCGCCGAATCCTGCGCCGCCGGGACGGTTTCCTGGTCGGCGAGTGCGCCGACGGCGACGAGGTGCCCGCGGCCGTGCGCGCCCAGCGGCCCGATGTGGTGCTGATGGATCTGCGGATGAAACGCATCGGCGGCATCGAGGCCACCCGCACCCTGCGCGGCATCGCGGACGCGCCCCCGGTGCTGGTGCTGACCACCTTCGACGACGACCAGTTGCTGTCGGGCGCGCTGCGCGCGGGCGCGGCGGGCTTCATTCTCAAGGACTCGCCCGCCGAGGATCTGATCCGCGCGGTGCGCACGGTGGCCACCGGCGGCTCGTGGCTGGACCCGACCGTCACCCCGCGTGTCCTGTCGACCTATCGTTCGGCGCGTCCCACTCCTGCGCCCGGCGGCGATCGCCTGTCGGAGCTGACCGTTCGCGAGCTCGAGGTGCTCGAACTCATCGGCCGCGGCCGCCTCAACGCTGAGATCGCGAGCACACTCGGCATCTCGGAGGTAACGGTGAAGAGCCATGTGGGACATATCTTCGGGAAGCTTGGGTTACGCGACCGTGCCGCGGCCATCGTCTTTGCGTTTGACCACGGCGTAGTGGCACCGGGAGAATCCACCCCCTAG
- a CDS encoding ATP-dependent 6-phosphofructokinase, with protein MRIGVLTGGGDCPGLNAVIRAVVRTANGRWGDAIVGFQDGWRGLLEDRKIQILNNDRTDRLLTKGGTILGTARTNPDVLRAGLPRIKQTLDDNGIDALIPIGGEGTLTAASWLADEGVPVVGVPKTIDNDIDCTDTTFGHDTAVSIATEAIDRLHTTAESHQRVMLVEVMGRHAGWIAINSGIASGAHLTLVPEVPFDLDELCAMVKRRFQRGDSHFICVVAEGAHPDPQSMSLRDGGIDEFGHVRFTGVAQQLAPEIERRIGKEVRVTVLGHVQRGGTPTPYDRVLATRFGVHAAEAVHAGQFGQMVALHGNDIDLVPLSEATKQLKLVPPDRYREAAAFFG; from the coding sequence ATGCGCATCGGAGTCTTGACCGGAGGCGGAGACTGCCCTGGCCTGAATGCCGTCATCCGAGCCGTCGTTCGTACCGCGAACGGACGCTGGGGGGATGCGATCGTCGGCTTCCAGGACGGGTGGCGGGGACTACTCGAGGATCGCAAGATCCAGATCCTCAACAACGACCGCACCGACCGGCTGCTCACCAAGGGCGGCACCATCCTCGGCACCGCCCGCACCAATCCGGACGTGCTGCGCGCCGGGCTGCCCCGCATCAAGCAGACCCTCGACGACAACGGCATCGACGCGCTCATCCCCATCGGCGGCGAAGGCACCCTGACCGCGGCCTCCTGGCTGGCCGACGAGGGCGTGCCCGTGGTGGGCGTGCCCAAGACCATCGACAACGACATCGACTGCACCGACACCACCTTCGGCCACGACACCGCGGTCTCGATCGCGACCGAGGCCATCGACCGGCTGCACACCACCGCCGAATCGCATCAGCGCGTCATGCTGGTCGAGGTGATGGGGCGGCACGCCGGCTGGATCGCCATCAATTCCGGCATCGCCTCCGGCGCGCACCTGACCCTGGTGCCCGAGGTGCCCTTCGATCTGGACGAGCTGTGCGCCATGGTGAAACGCCGCTTCCAGCGCGGGGATTCGCATTTCATCTGCGTGGTGGCCGAGGGCGCGCATCCCGATCCGCAGTCCATGAGCCTGCGCGACGGTGGCATCGACGAGTTCGGGCATGTCCGCTTCACCGGGGTGGCGCAGCAGCTCGCGCCGGAGATCGAGCGGCGCATCGGCAAGGAGGTGCGCGTCACCGTGCTCGGGCACGTGCAGCGCGGCGGCACCCCGACGCCGTACGACCGGGTGCTGGCCACGCGCTTCGGCGTGCACGCGGCGGAAGCCGTGCACGCCGGGCAGTTCGGGCAGATGGTGGCATTGCACGGCAATGACATCGACCTGGTGCCGCTGTCGGAGGCGACCAAGCAGCTCAAGCTGGTGCCGCCGGACCGCTACCGCGAAGCGGCCGCCTTCTTCGGCTAG
- a CDS encoding serine/threonine-protein kinase, with protein MDAPPSRAGSRFGPYELRSLLGRGGMGEVHEAYDTSKDRVVALKLLPVELAEDPAYQERFRRESQAAARLAEPHIIPIHDWGEIGGQLYIDMRLVRGRDLRSLLDESGPMPPLRVVGIVEQVAAALDAAHYSGLVHRDVKPANILVTDADFAYLADFGIARAEGDSTITMTGTAVGSYAYMAPERFDAGPVSGRADIYALGCVLHECLTGEKPFPALNMSALVRAHLSEPPPPVSLLRAGLPPALDGVVARALAKDPEARFFTAGEFARAARAALAGGPAMPPPRQQPRPGGRTVPPGPPVGPPPTTVLPLGGVPTGRNADPTPRQPDPAAGPPRPPSLTTSTGSIPAYITGAFPAAEEPADDRPVIVPSDPTRVRVSDFHFTPLPPEAQEQAAWGHAQARGQDFPYAPAPDPALYPTAEHAIVSGPAFEPGRRRRGRSVAVPVAIGVLAIAVAAVAGAVGWQVLDRSGNEAPITTAAQGVPGFTTSRSQAASPTVTTSAAPSAVQLPAGATSCPAVYATLGGYASSARGNTGTSCPFAEEVRRAYADATSGRPGATVTVNAVSPVTGRSYTMNCTAAGKLVSCVGGENAVVYVY; from the coding sequence GTGGATGCACCGCCATCGCGGGCCGGAAGCAGATTCGGGCCGTACGAGTTGCGCTCGCTGCTGGGCAGGGGCGGTATGGGTGAGGTCCACGAGGCCTACGACACCTCCAAGGATCGGGTCGTCGCGCTCAAGCTGCTGCCCGTCGAGCTCGCCGAGGATCCCGCCTACCAGGAACGTTTTCGCCGCGAATCGCAGGCGGCGGCGCGGCTGGCCGAACCGCACATCATCCCCATCCACGACTGGGGCGAGATCGGCGGTCAGCTCTACATCGACATGCGGCTGGTGCGCGGACGGGATCTGCGCTCGCTGCTGGACGAATCGGGTCCGATGCCGCCGCTGCGGGTGGTCGGCATCGTCGAGCAGGTCGCGGCCGCGCTGGACGCGGCGCACTACTCGGGACTGGTGCACCGGGACGTCAAACCCGCGAACATCCTTGTCACCGACGCGGATTTCGCCTATCTCGCGGATTTCGGCATCGCGCGCGCCGAGGGCGATTCCACCATCACCATGACCGGCACCGCTGTCGGCTCGTATGCGTACATGGCTCCCGAGCGGTTCGACGCCGGTCCGGTCTCCGGGCGCGCGGATATCTACGCGCTGGGTTGTGTGCTGCACGAATGCCTCACGGGCGAGAAGCCGTTCCCGGCGCTCAATATGAGCGCGCTGGTGCGCGCGCATCTGTCGGAGCCGCCCCCGCCGGTGAGCCTGCTGCGCGCCGGATTGCCGCCGGCGCTGGACGGCGTGGTGGCCCGGGCGCTGGCGAAGGATCCCGAGGCGCGGTTCTTCACGGCGGGCGAATTCGCCCGTGCCGCACGGGCGGCGCTGGCGGGCGGTCCGGCCATGCCGCCGCCGCGGCAGCAGCCCCGGCCGGGTGGGCGGACCGTGCCGCCGGGGCCGCCGGTCGGTCCGCCGCCGACCACGGTGCTGCCCCTCGGTGGGGTGCCGACCGGTCGGAACGCCGATCCCACACCGCGGCAACCCGATCCGGCCGCCGGGCCGCCGCGCCCGCCGAGTCTGACCACCAGCACCGGCTCGATTCCGGCCTACATCACCGGCGCGTTCCCGGCCGCCGAGGAGCCCGCGGACGATCGGCCGGTGATCGTGCCGTCGGATCCGACCCGGGTGCGCGTCAGCGACTTTCACTTCACCCCGCTGCCGCCGGAGGCGCAGGAACAGGCGGCCTGGGGCCACGCCCAGGCGCGCGGGCAGGACTTTCCCTACGCTCCCGCACCGGATCCCGCGCTGTACCCGACCGCCGAGCACGCCATCGTCTCCGGCCCGGCCTTTGAGCCCGGGCGGCGACGCCGGGGCAGGTCGGTGGCGGTGCCGGTGGCCATCGGGGTGCTGGCGATCGCGGTGGCGGCTGTCGCGGGTGCGGTGGGCTGGCAAGTCCTCGACCGCTCCGGCAACGAAGCACCCATAACGACGGCAGCACAGGGTGTTCCGGGGTTCACCACGTCGCGCTCGCAGGCGGCGAGCCCGACGGTGACCACCTCGGCGGCGCCCAGCGCGGTGCAGCTGCCGGCGGGAGCGACGTCGTGTCCAGCGGTGTATGCGACGCTCGGCGGTTACGCCTCCTCCGCGCGTGGAAACACCGGGACGTCATGCCCGTTCGCGGAGGAGGTTCGCCGAGCCTATGCCGACGCGACTTCTGGTCGGCCGGGTGCGACGGTTACTGTGAACGCAGTGAGTCCGGTGACGGGCCGGTCTTACACGATGAACTGTACGGCCGCAGGCAAATTGGTGTCCTGCGTCGGCGGTGAGAACGCGGTGGTGTATGTCTACTGA
- a CDS encoding serine/threonine-protein kinase, with protein MLNSGDVFAGFTIERLLGQGGMGSVYLARHPRLGKLTALKLLNRELYADTEIRARFEREADLVARLDHPNIVEVYDRGTEDDMLWISMQYVDGVDAAGVNVATLPPERAVQVIEGVADALDYAHGMGVLHRDVKPANIILARAVAGHGERVFLTDFGIARLREDSTHLTQAGMFTATLAYASPEQMTGGHLDPTTDQYSLACALYWLLIGAGPYDSPHPGELIRGHLQLLPPPVSLRRPGLSPAMDAVLTKAMAKRSTDRFPTCTAFAQAARQALSGPVAQHPAHQQALAAYPNPAAPQPNYPYHAPAYPTPGYPAAPAPQPPAYPPPQPAAYPAPPQPAVPPQPVAAYPAPPQVPGQPSNQAPAPNYPTPHQQPAGWGVENSAQDTERINSGPTVRPYPPDPEPRPANHGVPQPAAGDDPWRRPAEKPETSAAVGDLPDTPGFAELEAEPSAALAHGSVSVSPSASAAVAQAEEGRSEGAGADGEQPEAAVGSAESMAAHGPVTGQFVVPPPGAEAGYGGYPAAPGYVTPSRSGPNQVRPGLIPTSQRAEASQLTAMLVVGLAVVALVLLVAVALVVVSG; from the coding sequence GTGCTGAACAGTGGTGACGTGTTCGCCGGGTTCACCATCGAACGGCTGCTCGGCCAGGGCGGGATGGGCTCGGTCTATCTGGCCCGGCATCCCCGCCTGGGCAAGTTGACGGCCTTGAAGCTGCTGAATCGGGAGTTGTACGCGGACACCGAGATCCGCGCCCGCTTCGAACGCGAGGCGGATCTGGTGGCGCGCCTGGACCACCCCAATATCGTGGAGGTGTACGACCGCGGCACCGAGGACGACATGCTGTGGATCTCCATGCAGTACGTCGACGGGGTCGACGCCGCCGGCGTGAACGTGGCGACCCTGCCGCCGGAGCGGGCCGTGCAGGTGATCGAGGGCGTCGCCGACGCACTGGATTACGCGCACGGCATGGGCGTGCTGCACCGGGATGTGAAGCCCGCCAACATCATTCTGGCCCGCGCCGTCGCCGGCCACGGGGAACGCGTGTTCCTCACCGACTTCGGCATCGCCCGCCTGCGTGAGGATTCCACCCACCTCACCCAGGCCGGCATGTTCACCGCCACCCTCGCCTACGCCTCCCCGGAGCAGATGACCGGCGGCCACCTCGACCCGACGACCGACCAGTACTCGTTGGCCTGCGCCCTCTACTGGCTCCTCATCGGCGCGGGCCCCTACGACTCGCCGCACCCGGGTGAACTCATTCGCGGCCACCTCCAACTCCTCCCGCCCCCGGTCTCGCTGCGCCGCCCCGGCCTCTCCCCGGCCATGGACGCCGTCCTCACCAAGGCCATGGCCAAACGCTCCACCGACCGCTTCCCCACCTGCACCGCCTTCGCCCAGGCTGCCCGCCAGGCCTTGTCGGGTCCCGTGGCCCAGCATCCGGCCCATCAGCAGGCCCTCGCCGCCTATCCGAATCCCGCGGCCCCCCAACCGAATTACCCCTATCACGCCCCGGCCTATCCGACCCCGGGCTATCCCGCCGCGCCCGCGCCCCAGCCACCCGCGTATCCGCCGCCGCAGCCCGCCGCCTATCCCGCGCCGCCGCAACCGGCGGTGCCTCCGCAGCCGGTGGCCGCGTACCCCGCGCCACCGCAGGTTCCCGGCCAGCCGTCGAACCAGGCTCCGGCCCCCAATTACCCGACGCCCCACCAGCAGCCGGCCGGCTGGGGAGTCGAGAACTCCGCACAGGACACCGAACGCATCAACTCCGGACCGACCGTCCGCCCGTACCCGCCCGATCCGGAACCGCGCCCCGCGAATCACGGTGTACCGCAGCCGGCGGCGGGAGACGATCCGTGGCGGCGGCCGGCCGAGAAGCCCGAAACCAGTGCCGCCGTGGGGGATTTGCCGGACACGCCGGGTTTCGCGGAGCTCGAGGCCGAACCGTCGGCGGCTTTGGCACACGGCTCGGTATCCGTTTCGCCGTCGGCGTCGGCCGCTGTCGCGCAGGCCGAGGAGGGCCGGAGCGAAGGCGCCGGCGCTGACGGGGAGCAGCCGGAGGCAGCCGTAGGCTCCGCGGAATCGATGGCGGCCCACGGCCCGGTCACGGGTCAGTTCGTGGTTCCGCCGCCGGGCGCGGAAGCCGGGTACGGGGGTTATCCGGCCGCACCCGGATACGTCACGCCCAGCCGGTCCGGGCCGAATCAGGTTCGGCCCGGACTGATTCCGACGTCGCAGCGGGCGGAGGCATCGCAACTGACCGCCATGCTCGTGGTGGGGCTGGCGGTGGTCGCGCTGGTGTTGTTGGTGGCGGTGGCCCTGGTCGTGGTGTCCGGCTGA
- a CDS encoding class A beta-lactamase-related serine hydrolase, which yields MEARWRGRWFARGGAAPTLSAVLLTVLVTALSGCSSKPVLVPDKTTGAAAPTATVPATAMPLPGTLAGDFLTDLKPSLAGKVGLALLPVGSDRLVTLGDWTGGPGWSTMKVPLTLAALRKNTGNEGAAVNAIEYSDNTAADTLWQSLGSAETAAQTVQDVLREGGDPDTTVPATRARADYSAFGQADWSLADQVKFTAKLPCLPQSELVTSLMSKISSTQRWGLGTLDGAVFKGGWGPDPSGNYLVRQLGLIPVDGGQIAIAIATQPNSGSFDDGTAILTKIATLISHHQDELKGGACPAG from the coding sequence GTGGAAGCACGTTGGCGCGGACGGTGGTTCGCGCGCGGCGGCGCCGCGCCGACCTTGTCGGCGGTTCTGCTGACGGTGCTGGTCACGGCCCTGAGCGGGTGCTCGAGCAAGCCGGTTCTGGTGCCGGACAAGACGACCGGCGCGGCAGCCCCCACCGCCACCGTGCCGGCGACCGCGATGCCGTTGCCCGGCACCCTGGCCGGGGATTTCCTCACGGATCTGAAACCGTCGCTGGCCGGCAAGGTGGGGCTGGCGCTGCTGCCGGTCGGCAGCGACCGCCTGGTGACACTGGGCGATTGGACCGGCGGCCCCGGCTGGTCGACCATGAAGGTGCCGTTGACGCTGGCGGCGCTGCGCAAGAACACCGGCAACGAGGGCGCGGCGGTCAACGCCATCGAATACTCCGACAACACCGCCGCGGACACCCTCTGGCAGTCGCTCGGCTCCGCCGAGACCGCCGCGCAGACCGTCCAGGACGTGCTGCGCGAGGGCGGCGATCCCGACACCACCGTCCCCGCCACCCGCGCCCGCGCCGACTACTCCGCCTTCGGCCAAGCCGACTGGTCGCTGGCCGACCAGGTGAAGTTCACCGCGAAACTGCCCTGCCTGCCCCAATCCGAGCTCGTCACCTCCCTGATGAGCAAGATCAGCTCCACCCAGCGCTGGGGCTTGGGCACCCTCGACGGCGCCGTGTTCAAGGGCGGCTGGGGCCCCGACCCGAGCGGCAACTACCTGGTCCGCCAACTCGGCCTGATCCCCGTGGACGGCGGCCAGATCGCCATAGCCATTGCCACCCAGCCCAATTCCGGCTCCTTCGACGACGGCACCGCCATCCTCACCAAGATCGCCACGCTCATCTCCCACCACCAGGACGAGCTCAAAGGCGGCGCCTGCCCGGCCGGCTGA